A stretch of DNA from Paenibacillus albus:
TACGCTCATACAGTAGTTAGTACAACATCCATCTTACGGAAAAGGAGCTGAGTGTGATGCAAGCTAAAAGTCCAAGCAATGTAAAAGTCATCGACGTCTCGCATCATAATGGCGTAATTGACTGGAAGAAGGTTAAAGCGGACGGGGTACTTGGCGTCTTCATAAAAGCCAGCGAAGGATTAACGTTTGTTGACGATAAATTTAAGACGAATGCGAGCGGGGCTTCAGCGGCAGGTATCAAGGTCGGATTTTATCATTACGTGCATCCTGAGTCGAATACCGCGAAGTCAGAAGCGGCGCATTTTGCTAGCGTTGTGAGTGGAGTGAAGGCGGACTTCCCGCATGTGCTTGATGTGGAAGGCGATGCGGGGCAAGTATCGGTGAGCAAGCTGACACAGTGGTGCGTGGATTGGCTACAGGAAGTAGAGAGCCTGACAAAGCACCCTGCCATGCTGTACACCGGGGCATACTTTGCCAGAGATAATTTGACCCAGCCGCTCGGCCAGTGGCCGCTGTGGATTGCCCATTACGGCGTTACTACTCCGCTAGCTAACGATACTTGGAGCGAATGGGCAGTATTCCAATTCTCCGAGAATGAGCGGGTTGGCGGTATTAGCGGCGATGTCGATATGAATGCAATGGAGAAAGCATTCTGGGACAAATATGCGAATTCGAATATCCCCCAGCCGCTCAGCCCGGAGGATGACGTCAAAGTCGTCGTCAACGATCAACTGGCCTCGTTCGGCCGAATCATTGACGGCAGCACGTTTACACCGCTTCGCCAGCTCGGCGACTCGCTCGGCATTCCGGTGTCATGGGATTCCTCGACATCGACGCCGTACTTCGACGGCAAGCCGGTGACGAACTTTAAGCTGATCGAGGACCGCACCTACATCGGCGTAAGGTCGGCAGGCGAAATGCTCGGCGCGACGACGATTCATTGGGATAGCGCGAATAGGAAAGTGTATATTTACTACTAAGTCAGATTTACGACAAAAGGAAAGCCGCCCCACTTTAAGGGCGGCTTTATTGCATCTAGATCAACCTTTTCATTCAAACGCTTCTTTTACCGCATTAAATTAACTTGGTTTCAATTCAATTATCTCGGAAACTCCACTCCAATTGACCTGCATCTTAACTATGGAGTCCTGAGATGCTAAAGAGCCATTACTTTCAGAATAACCTAAATTATATATTCCATCTTTAGAATCGGCAGTCGATAAACTTCCAGCACCGCCGCCACCCACAGTATCAAATTTATAGCTTAACTCCTCCGCAGGTAATGGTTTTTCCCCAATATATTTTAATATCATTTTCGATGTGTGATTCTCATTGTCTTTGAGTTTGTACACGTAATAGACGGCTGACCAATTATCGGTATGTCCTTTGTACATGTAAACAAACTCGATATTAGTAGTACTCTTTGAATCAAAAATATCTTTCTTCTCGATTCCGGCATAATAATTATTTCTTCCTATACAACCGCTAAGTACAATTACACATAAAAAGAGAATGCCAATTATTCGTTTCAAGCCGTCACTCCCTTCACCAACTTCTAATTCATTATTTATTCAATTCGTTAAAAGCTTTTGACAAAGACAACTCCAACCTATACTCTTTCTGCGCTTCTGCTAAGGCAGCACCACGGTTCACCAAGTTCGCAATAAAAGGTTTTTCTTCCCCAGGATCAGCCCAGCTGGTTTTTTACGTTTAATGCTATGAATAACAAAAAAAGCCCCGAGGATAAAATGGGGCTCTTCCAAATAAACCTTATTCGTAGTAATTCAGTACAGCTATAGATCAAAACATAATTAGAAAAACAAAAAAAAACGCTTCATTAAAGAAGCGATTCTGACATTTTTACGCCTTGAAAACTGGATACGAACCTTTGCGAAGGTTTCTTGCTTTAGCTGATTCACTTATTTAGGATAAGCCCTCGACCGATTAGTATTCGTCAGCTGCATGCATTGCTGCACTTCCACCTCGAACCTATCAACCTGATCGTCTTTCAGGGGTCTTACATACTGGGAAATCTCATCTTGAGGGGGGCTTCACGCTTAGATGCTTTCAGCGCTTATCCCGTCCGCACTTGGCTACCCAGCTATGCTCCTGGCGGAACAACTGGTACACCAGCGGTGCGTCCATCCCGGTCCTCTCGTACTAAGGACAGCTCCTCTCAAATTTCCTACGCCCACGACAGATAGGGACCGAACTGTCTCACGACGTTCTGAACCCAGCTCGCGTACCGCTTTAATGGGCGAACAGCCCAACCCTTGGGACCTACTTCAGCCCCAGGATGCGATGAGCCGACATCGAGGTGCCAAACCTCCCCGTCGATGTGGACTCTTGGGGGAGATAAGCCTGTTATCCCCAGGGTAGCTTTTATCCGTTGAGCGATGGCCCTTCCATTCGGTACCACCGGATCACTAAGCCCGACTTTCGTCCCTGCTCGACTTGTAGGTCTCGCAGTCAAGCTCCCTTATGCCTTTGCACGCTTCGAATGATTTCCAACCATTCTGAGGGAACCTTTGGGCGCCTCCGTTACATTTTAGGAGGCGACCGCCCCAGTCAAACTGCCCACCTGACACGGTCCCTGTACCGGCTTACGGTACCAGGTTAGAACTCCGATACGATCAGGGTGGTATCCCAACGTTGCCTCCACCGAAGCTGGCGCTCCGGCTTCAAAGGCTCCCACCTATCCTGTACAGATCGTACCAAAGTCCAATATCAAGCTGCAGTAAAGCTCCATGGGGTCTTTCCGTCTTGTCGCGGGTAACCTGCATCTTCACAGGTATTAAAATTTCACCGGATCTCTCGTTGAGACAGCGCCCAAGTCGTTACGCCATTCGTGCGGGTCAGAATTTACCTGACAAGGAATTTCGCTACCTTAGGACCGTTATAGTTACGGCCGCCGTTTACTGGGGCTTCGGTTCATAGCTTCGCCTTGCGGCTAACCACTCCCCTTAACCTTCCAGCACCGGGCAGGCGTCAGCCCGTATACTTCGCCTTACGGCTTCGCACAGACCTGTGTTTTTGCTAAACAGTCGCTTGGGCCTTTTCACTGCGGCCCCCTCGGGCTATTCACCCTACCGAGGCACCCCTTCTCCCGAAGTTACGGGGTCATTTTGCCGAGTTCCTTAACGAGAGTTCTTCCGAGCGCCTTAGCATACTCTGCTCGACTACCTGTGTCGGTTTGCGGTACAGGCACCTTCACCTGGCTAGAGGCTTTTCTTGGCAGCGGGAACTCATGACCTTCGGTACTGTAATTTTCCCTCCCCATCACAACCTGGCCTTAAAGTGTGCGGATTTGCCTACACACAAGCCTCATTGCTTGGACGAGCTATTCCATCAGCTCGCGTCACTATCCTTCTGCGTCACCCCATTGCTCATAACGGCTTACGGTGGTACAGGAATATCAACCTGTTGTCCTTCGACTACGCCTTTCGGCCTCGCCTTAGGTCCTGACTAACCCTGAGCGGACGAGCCTTCCTCAGGAAACCTTAGTCTTACGGCGGACAAGATTCTCACTTGTCTT
This window harbors:
- a CDS encoding GH25 family lysozyme, yielding MQAKSPSNVKVIDVSHHNGVIDWKKVKADGVLGVFIKASEGLTFVDDKFKTNASGASAAGIKVGFYHYVHPESNTAKSEAAHFASVVSGVKADFPHVLDVEGDAGQVSVSKLTQWCVDWLQEVESLTKHPAMLYTGAYFARDNLTQPLGQWPLWIAHYGVTTPLANDTWSEWAVFQFSENERVGGISGDVDMNAMEKAFWDKYANSNIPQPLSPEDDVKVVVNDQLASFGRIIDGSTFTPLRQLGDSLGIPVSWDSSTSTPYFDGKPVTNFKLIEDRTYIGVRSAGEMLGATTIHWDSANRKVYIYY